From Polyodon spathula isolate WHYD16114869_AA chromosome 24, ASM1765450v1, whole genome shotgun sequence, one genomic window encodes:
- the LOC121298930 gene encoding 60S ribosomal protein L4-B-like: MACARPLISVYSEKGETSGKNVVMPAVFKAPIRPDIVNFVHTNMRKNARQPYAVSELAGHQTSAESWGTGRAVARIPRVRGGGTHRSGQGAFGNMCRGGRMFAPTKTWRRWHRRVNVTQKRYAICSALAASALPALVMSKGHRIEEIPEVPLVVDDKVEGYKKTKEAVLLLKKLKAWNDIKKVYASQRMRAGKGKMRNRRRIQRKGPCIIFNEDNGITKAFRNIPGITLQNVNKLNLLRLAPGGHMGRFCIWTESAFRKLDDLYGTWRKPSTLKVDYNLPMHKMTNTDLSRILKSQEIQKALRAPNKKIHRRVLKKNPLKNLRVMMKLNPYSKTARRRAILCHDPARKAQKGKPKKKAAKAAGKPAEKPAATPAAKK; encoded by the exons ATg GCTTGTGCCCGACCTTTGATATCTGTCTACTCCGAAAAAGGAGAGACTTCAGGCAAAAATGTTGTTATGCCTGCTGTCTTCAAGGCTCCCATCCGCCCGGATATTGTGAACTTTGTTCACACCAACATGCGCAAGAACGCCAGGCAGCCATATGCTGTCAGTGAGCTTGCTG GGCACCAGACCAGTGCAGAGTCCTGGGGTACTGGCAGAGCTGTGGCTCGTATTCCCCGTGTGCGTGGTGGTGGTACTCACCGCTCCGGCCAGGGTGCTTTCGGCAAT ATGTGTCGCGGTGGTCGCATGTTTGCACCCACCAAGACCTGGCGCCGCTGGCATCGCAGAGTGAATGTGACCCAGAAGCGCTATGCCATCTGCTCTGCCCTGGCAGCCTCAGCACTGCCAGCCCTGGTCATGTCTAAAG GTCACCGTATTGAGGAGATCCCAGAGGTTCCTCTTGTGGTTGATGATAAAGTTGAAGGATACAAGAAGACCAAGGaggctgtgctgctgctgaagaAACTGAAGGCATGGAATGACATCAAGAAG GTGTACGCCTCTCAGCGCATGCGTGCCGGTAAGGGTAAAATGAGAAACCGTCGCCGTATTCAGCGCAAAGGACCCTGCATCATCTTCAACGAGGATAACGGTATTACAAAGGCTTTCAGGAATATCCCAG GCATCACCCTACAGAACGTGAATAAGCTGAACCTGTTGAGGTTGGCTCCTGGTGGCCACATGGGCCGTTTCTGCATCTGGACTGAGAGTGCTTTCCGCAAGCTGGATGACTTGTACGGCACATGGCGCAAGCCTTCTACCCTGAAGGTGGACTACAA CCTGCCAATGCATAAGATGACCAACACAGACCTGAGCAGAATCTTGAAGAGCCAGGAAATTCAGAAGGCCCTGCGTGCACCAAA CAAAAAGATTCACCGCAGAGTGCTTAAGAAGAACCCACTTAAGAACCTGAGGGTCATGATGAAACTCAATCCATACTCCAAGACAGCAAGACGCAGAGCAATCCTGTGTCACGATCCTGCT CGCAAAGCCCAGAAAGGGAAGCCAAAGAAGAAAGCAGCGAAGGCAGCTGGTAAGCCAGCAGAAAAACCAGCAGCAACACcagctgcaaaaaaataa
- the LOC121298931 gene encoding protein zwilch homolog, which yields MKRNGITAAAAEFQKFLIAYYQDGQKGELKQPLVYESDIQVQLVNDEGKNPLRCIWNGSKSVFIIEKAIPKLENEEETTEDSFPSDSKLHFKEALGPMPLAVMKARQLISWYTMANNPNMPQLVNASNPAVVLPPVWVRCDSSDPEGTCWLGAETIRTDGKVTGINFHSVTCKGPVIGKSSFINLDELKKAHKGRHHSSTVTTKGYAQYDLFGSTVVESSIIESQSNIVVDFTWNNVENILQTPPLTSAATLNIKVGSGDQKSPVYQLYKELEFLIVLAEGLKTGETDWPEPLETKTAVELVQALIEDLKNKFDVYQKQPAKESEKIKSDAASVDGSIQTAFVTDRGDLDFAEQLWSRMRRSVTSCRDVVDSLTLVIQALKFGDIQPWIHRGSSSSLSKLIQQSYHGKMDNFSLTGLAPIRMLLEVGLDKMRKDYINYFIGQELTTLNYLDYFLSSSVDVQEQVQRLKKLHHMLEIVVNCHAFLNLAHEHLFPLTQSCLQFYKKHPYSEENVFHLQIRPSVISSFYQNEHPQTWRVEVSSGHGQKEVKTTWQLSGKAPVEHVVFHTPDIPFATTVNGEDEEPAYFTTIISCSQVHFM from the exons ATGAAGAGAAACGGGATTACAGCTGCTGCTGCCGAGTTTCAGAAGTTTCTCAT TGCATATTACCAAGATGGACAAAAAGGAGAATTGAAACAGCCACTGGTTTATGAG AGTGATATCCAGGTACAGCTGGTAAACGATGAAGGCAAAAACCCCTTGCGCTGTATCTGGAATGGAAGCAAGTCTGTATTTATCATAGAAAAAGCT ATCCCAAAGCTTGAGAATGAAGAAGAGACGACTGAGGATTCCTTTCCTTCAGATTCAAAGCTTCACTTTAAAGAAGCTCTAGGTCCAATGCCACTGGCTGTTATGAAAGCAAG gCAGTTGATTTCTTGGTATACCATGGCCAATAACCCTAACATGCCCCAGTTAGTGAATGCCAGCAACCCTGCAGTGGTGCTCCCTCCTGTGTGGGTGCGATGTGACAGCTCCGATCCAGAAGGCACCTGCTGGCTTGGGGCTGAAACCATCAGGACTGACGGCAAAGTCACTGGCATCAATTTCCATTCAGTGACATGTAAAG GTCCAGTTATTGGGAAATCTTCATTTATTAACCTAGATGAGCTGAAAAAAGCTCACAAAGGGAGACACCACTCTTCTACT GTGACAACAAAGGGATACGCTCAGTATGATCTTTTTGGTTCAACAGTAGTGGAGAGCAGTATTATTGAATCACAGAGCAATATTGTAGTGGACTTCACCTGGAACAATGTGGAGAACATTCTACAGACTCCACCACTAACATCAGCTGCTACAttg AACATCAAAGTGGGATCTGGAGACCAAAAGAGTCCAGTGTACCAATTATACAAAGAGCTGGAGTTTCTCATT gttttggCTGAAGGTTTGAAAACAGGGGAGACTGACTGGCCAGAGCCTTTGGAAACCAAAACTGCTGTTGAACTTGTACAAGCATTGATAGAAg ATTTAAAGAACAAATTTGATGTTTACCAGAAACAGCCTGCTAAGGAGTCCGAG aaAATAAAAAGCGATGCTGCCTCAGTTGATGGTTCCATCCAGACTGCATTTGTCACGGACCGCGGAGATCTCGATTTTGCAGAGCAGCTGTGGTCTAGGATGAGGAGGA GTGTGACATCCTGTCGAGATGTAGTGGATTCTCTTACATTGGTAATTCAGGCCTTGAAATTCGGTGACATTCAACCATGG ATCCACAGAGGGAGCAGCAGTTCTCTTAGCAAGCTGATCCAGCAATCCTACCATGGCAAAATGGACAATTTCTCTCTTACTGGACTTGCACCCATCCGAATGCTGTTGGAGGTTGGGCTAGATAAAATGAGGAAGGACTATATTAACTACTTCATAG GTCAAGAACTTACAACACTAAACTAcctg GATTACTTTCTGAGCTCGTCTGTGGATGTACAGGAGCAGGTCCAGCGGCTGAAGAAACTGCACCACATGCTGGAGATTGTGGTGAACTGCCATGCTTTCCTCAACCTGGCTCATGAACACCTTTTCCCTCTAACACA gtCTTGCttgcagttttataaaaagcACCCTTACAGTGAAGAAAACGTGTTTCACTTGCAAATCAGACCCTCTGTGATCAGCAGCTTCTATCAAAA TGAGCACCCTCAGACGTGGAGAGTGGAGGTTTCCAGTGGACACGGGCAAAAGGAGGTGAAAACAACGTGGCAGCTCAGTGGCAAGGCGCCAGTGGAGCATGTGGTCTTCCATACACCAG ATATCCCTTTTGCAACAACCGTTAATGGGGAAGACGAGGAACCTGCATATTTCACTACAATCATTAGTTGTAGCCAAGTCCATTTTATGTAA
- the LOC121298932 gene encoding lactase-like protein isoform X2 yields MLQPHVLSVCHVLVLVLCLSAAEDFDWTKNDRGSFYYGTFPTGFSWGVGSSAYQTEGAWDKDGKGMSIWDVFSHKEGKVIYNETGDSSCEGYYKVKDDIALLKELKLNHYRFSISWPRIMPTGIQSDHVNEKGIKYYDDLINLLLENKITPIVTLYHWDLPQVLQEKYGGWQNLSMINYFNDYANLCFERFGNRVKYWLTFNNPWSVAVEGYETGEHAPGMKLRGSAPYKAAHYIIKTHAKVWHTYDNQWRSKQKGMVGISLNGDWGEPVDITSQKDIEAAERYIQFYLGWFATPIFNGDYPQVMKDYISRKSAQQGLGTSRLPTFSSQEKSYIKGTCDFLGIGHFTTRYITQKNFPASQGPSYFTDRDLVELVDPRWPDPGSEWLYSVPWGFRSLLNFVKTHYGNPMIYVTENGVSEKMTCTELCDDWRMQYFKEYISEMLKAMKDGVNVKGYTAWSLLDKFEWDEGYSERFGLYYVDFRNKNKPRYPKASVQYYKRIISSNGFPNQREAENWYRKAIESCSASNQLLAADPLTSHTEMVTEIVVPTVCTLCILLSAIFLMFLLRRHN; encoded by the exons ATGCTGCAGCCCCATGTGCTGAGCGTTTGCCATGTGCTTGTGCTGGTGCTGTGTCTGTCTGCGGCTGAGGACTTCGACTGGACAAAGAACGACCGCGGCTCCTTCTATTATGGCACTTTTCCAACTG GTTTTTCTTGGGGGGTCGGCAGCTCAGCCTATCAAACAGAAGGAGCCTGGGATAAGGACGGAAAAGGAATGAGCATCTGGGATGTCTTCTCCCATAAAGAGGGGAAGGTGATCTACAACGAAACTGGGGACTCGTCATGTGAAGGATACTACAAAGTTAAG GACGACATTGCCCTACTGAAAGAGCTGAAATTAAATCACTATCGATTTTCCATCTCTTGGCCCCGAATCATGCCAACAGGAATACAAT CTGACCACGTGAATGAAAAAGGAATAAAATACTATGATGACTTAATTAATCTTCTCTTGGAGAACAAGATCACCCCCATTGTGACGCTGTACCACTGGGACCTACCTCAG GTTCTCCAAGAAAAATATGGGGGCTGGCAAAATCTAAGCATGATCAATTACTTTAATGACTATGCCAACCTATGTTTCGAGAGGTTTGGTAATCGTGTGAAATACTGGCTTACTTTTAACAACCCTTGG TCTGTTGCTGTTGAAGGATACGAAACAGGAGAGCATGCGCCTGGGATGAAGCTGAGAGGATCAGCACCATACAAAGCAGCTCATTATATCATCAAG ACTCATGCCAAAGTTTGGCACACTTATGACAACCAATGGCGCAGCAAACAAAAAG GCATGGTTGGCATTTCCCTGAACGGTGACTGGGGAGAGCCTGTTGACATTACAAGCCAGAAGGACATTGAAGCCGCTGAAAGATACATCCAGTTTTACCTTGGCTGGTTCGCAACCCCAATTTTTAATGGAGACTATCCACAAGTGATGAAAGACTACATAA GTAGGAAGAGTGCACAGCAAGGCCTGGGAACCTCAAGGCTGCCGACCTTCTCATCCCAGGAAAAGAGCTACATCAAGGGAACATGCGATTTCCTTGGAATCGGGCATTTCACTACACGCTACATCACACAGAAAAACTTCCCAGCCAGTCAAGGCCCCAGCTACTTCACTGACAGGGACCTGGTGGAGCTGGTGGACCCCCGGTGGCCTGACCCTGGCTCTGAATGGTTGTATTCTGTGCCGTGGGGATTCAGGAGCTTGCTCAATTTCGTGAAG ACTCACTATGGAAACCCCATGATCTATGTGACAGAGAATGGAGTGTCTGAAAAGATGACTTGTACGGAGCTTTGTGATGATTGGAGAATGCAGTACTTCAAGGAATACATCAGTGAGATGCTTAAAG cgATGAAGGATGGTGTGAATGTGAAAGGTTACACTGCCTGGTCCCTGCTGGATAAGTTTGAATGGGATGAGGGTTACTCCGAGAGGTTTGGATTGTACTATGTTGATTTTAGAAACAAGAATAAACCACGCTATCCAAAGGCCTCTGTCCAGTACTACAAAAGGATCATCAGTTCAAATGGATTCCCGAACCAGAGGGAG GCTGAAAACTGGTATCGCAAGGCAATAGAGAGCTGCTCTGCAAGTAATCAACTTCTTGCTGCAG ATCCCCTGACCAGTCACACAGAGATGGTGACAGAGATCGTTGTCCCCACTGTGTGCACTCTCTGCATACTGCTGAGCGCAATATTCCTCATGTTCCTTCTTCGAAGGCACAACTAG
- the LOC121298932 gene encoding lactase-like protein isoform X1, translating to MLQPHVLSVCHVLVLVLCLSAAEDFDWTKNDRGSFYYGTFPTGFSWGVGSSAYQTEGAWDKDGKGMSIWDVFSHKEGKVIYNETGDSSCEGYYKVKDDIALLKELKLNHYRFSISWPRIMPTGIQSDHVNEKGIKYYDDLINLLLENKITPIVTLYHWDLPQVLQEKYGGWQNLSMINYFNDYANLCFERFGNRVKYWLTFNNPWSVAVEGYETGEHAPGMKLRGSAPYKAAHYIIKTHAKVWHTYDNQWRSKQKGMVGISLNGDWGEPVDITSQKDIEAAERYIQFYLGWFATPIFNGDYPQVMKDYISRKSAQQGLGTSRLPTFSSQEKSYIKGTCDFLGIGHFTTRYITQKNFPASQGPSYFTDRDLVELVDPRWPDPGSEWLYSVPWGFRSLLNFVKTHYGNPMIYVTENGVSEKMTCTELCDDWRMQYFKEYISEMLKAMKDGVNVKGYTAWSLLDKFEWDEGYSERFGLYYVDFRNKNKPRYPKASVQYYKRIISSNGFPNQREAENWYRKAIESCSASNQLLAAEQQRTTAANILRLIYDPLTSHTEMVTEIVVPTVCTLCILLSAIFLMFLLRRHN from the exons ATGCTGCAGCCCCATGTGCTGAGCGTTTGCCATGTGCTTGTGCTGGTGCTGTGTCTGTCTGCGGCTGAGGACTTCGACTGGACAAAGAACGACCGCGGCTCCTTCTATTATGGCACTTTTCCAACTG GTTTTTCTTGGGGGGTCGGCAGCTCAGCCTATCAAACAGAAGGAGCCTGGGATAAGGACGGAAAAGGAATGAGCATCTGGGATGTCTTCTCCCATAAAGAGGGGAAGGTGATCTACAACGAAACTGGGGACTCGTCATGTGAAGGATACTACAAAGTTAAG GACGACATTGCCCTACTGAAAGAGCTGAAATTAAATCACTATCGATTTTCCATCTCTTGGCCCCGAATCATGCCAACAGGAATACAAT CTGACCACGTGAATGAAAAAGGAATAAAATACTATGATGACTTAATTAATCTTCTCTTGGAGAACAAGATCACCCCCATTGTGACGCTGTACCACTGGGACCTACCTCAG GTTCTCCAAGAAAAATATGGGGGCTGGCAAAATCTAAGCATGATCAATTACTTTAATGACTATGCCAACCTATGTTTCGAGAGGTTTGGTAATCGTGTGAAATACTGGCTTACTTTTAACAACCCTTGG TCTGTTGCTGTTGAAGGATACGAAACAGGAGAGCATGCGCCTGGGATGAAGCTGAGAGGATCAGCACCATACAAAGCAGCTCATTATATCATCAAG ACTCATGCCAAAGTTTGGCACACTTATGACAACCAATGGCGCAGCAAACAAAAAG GCATGGTTGGCATTTCCCTGAACGGTGACTGGGGAGAGCCTGTTGACATTACAAGCCAGAAGGACATTGAAGCCGCTGAAAGATACATCCAGTTTTACCTTGGCTGGTTCGCAACCCCAATTTTTAATGGAGACTATCCACAAGTGATGAAAGACTACATAA GTAGGAAGAGTGCACAGCAAGGCCTGGGAACCTCAAGGCTGCCGACCTTCTCATCCCAGGAAAAGAGCTACATCAAGGGAACATGCGATTTCCTTGGAATCGGGCATTTCACTACACGCTACATCACACAGAAAAACTTCCCAGCCAGTCAAGGCCCCAGCTACTTCACTGACAGGGACCTGGTGGAGCTGGTGGACCCCCGGTGGCCTGACCCTGGCTCTGAATGGTTGTATTCTGTGCCGTGGGGATTCAGGAGCTTGCTCAATTTCGTGAAG ACTCACTATGGAAACCCCATGATCTATGTGACAGAGAATGGAGTGTCTGAAAAGATGACTTGTACGGAGCTTTGTGATGATTGGAGAATGCAGTACTTCAAGGAATACATCAGTGAGATGCTTAAAG cgATGAAGGATGGTGTGAATGTGAAAGGTTACACTGCCTGGTCCCTGCTGGATAAGTTTGAATGGGATGAGGGTTACTCCGAGAGGTTTGGATTGTACTATGTTGATTTTAGAAACAAGAATAAACCACGCTATCCAAAGGCCTCTGTCCAGTACTACAAAAGGATCATCAGTTCAAATGGATTCCCGAACCAGAGGGAG GCTGAAAACTGGTATCGCAAGGCAATAGAGAGCTGCTCTGCAAGTAATCAACTTCTTGCTGCAG aacaacaGCGGACTACTGCTGCCAATATTCTAAGACTTATTTATG ATCCCCTGACCAGTCACACAGAGATGGTGACAGAGATCGTTGTCCCCACTGTGTGCACTCTCTGCATACTGCTGAGCGCAATATTCCTCATGTTCCTTCTTCGAAGGCACAACTAG
- the LOC121298932 gene encoding lactase-like protein isoform X3 — MLQPHVLSVCHVLVLVLCLSAAEDFDWTKNDRGSFYYGTFPTGFSWGVGSSAYQTEGAWDKDGKGMSIWDVFSHKEGKVIYNETGDSSCEGYYKVKDDIALLKELKLNHYRFSISWPRIMPTGIQSDHVNEKGIKYYDDLINLLLENKITPIVTLYHWDLPQVLQEKYGGWQNLSMINYFNDYANLCFERFGNRVKYWLTFNNPWSVAVEGYETGEHAPGMKLRGSAPYKAAHYIIKTHAKVWHTYDNQWRSKQKGMVGISLNGDWGEPVDITSQKDIEAAERYIQFYLGWFATPIFNGDYPQVMKDYISRKSAQQGLGTSRLPTFSSQEKSYIKGTCDFLGIGHFTTRYITQKNFPASQGPSYFTDRDLVELVDPRWPDPGSEWLYSVPWGFRSLLNFVKTHYGNPMIYVTENGVSEKMTCTELCDDWRMQYFKEYISEMLKAMKDGVNVKGYTAWSLLDKFEWDEGYSERFGLYYVDFRNKNKPRYPKASVQYYKRIISSNGFPNQREAENWYRKAIESCSASNQLLAAARRKSKENKEHAEMPKVWPVHDEV; from the exons ATGCTGCAGCCCCATGTGCTGAGCGTTTGCCATGTGCTTGTGCTGGTGCTGTGTCTGTCTGCGGCTGAGGACTTCGACTGGACAAAGAACGACCGCGGCTCCTTCTATTATGGCACTTTTCCAACTG GTTTTTCTTGGGGGGTCGGCAGCTCAGCCTATCAAACAGAAGGAGCCTGGGATAAGGACGGAAAAGGAATGAGCATCTGGGATGTCTTCTCCCATAAAGAGGGGAAGGTGATCTACAACGAAACTGGGGACTCGTCATGTGAAGGATACTACAAAGTTAAG GACGACATTGCCCTACTGAAAGAGCTGAAATTAAATCACTATCGATTTTCCATCTCTTGGCCCCGAATCATGCCAACAGGAATACAAT CTGACCACGTGAATGAAAAAGGAATAAAATACTATGATGACTTAATTAATCTTCTCTTGGAGAACAAGATCACCCCCATTGTGACGCTGTACCACTGGGACCTACCTCAG GTTCTCCAAGAAAAATATGGGGGCTGGCAAAATCTAAGCATGATCAATTACTTTAATGACTATGCCAACCTATGTTTCGAGAGGTTTGGTAATCGTGTGAAATACTGGCTTACTTTTAACAACCCTTGG TCTGTTGCTGTTGAAGGATACGAAACAGGAGAGCATGCGCCTGGGATGAAGCTGAGAGGATCAGCACCATACAAAGCAGCTCATTATATCATCAAG ACTCATGCCAAAGTTTGGCACACTTATGACAACCAATGGCGCAGCAAACAAAAAG GCATGGTTGGCATTTCCCTGAACGGTGACTGGGGAGAGCCTGTTGACATTACAAGCCAGAAGGACATTGAAGCCGCTGAAAGATACATCCAGTTTTACCTTGGCTGGTTCGCAACCCCAATTTTTAATGGAGACTATCCACAAGTGATGAAAGACTACATAA GTAGGAAGAGTGCACAGCAAGGCCTGGGAACCTCAAGGCTGCCGACCTTCTCATCCCAGGAAAAGAGCTACATCAAGGGAACATGCGATTTCCTTGGAATCGGGCATTTCACTACACGCTACATCACACAGAAAAACTTCCCAGCCAGTCAAGGCCCCAGCTACTTCACTGACAGGGACCTGGTGGAGCTGGTGGACCCCCGGTGGCCTGACCCTGGCTCTGAATGGTTGTATTCTGTGCCGTGGGGATTCAGGAGCTTGCTCAATTTCGTGAAG ACTCACTATGGAAACCCCATGATCTATGTGACAGAGAATGGAGTGTCTGAAAAGATGACTTGTACGGAGCTTTGTGATGATTGGAGAATGCAGTACTTCAAGGAATACATCAGTGAGATGCTTAAAG cgATGAAGGATGGTGTGAATGTGAAAGGTTACACTGCCTGGTCCCTGCTGGATAAGTTTGAATGGGATGAGGGTTACTCCGAGAGGTTTGGATTGTACTATGTTGATTTTAGAAACAAGAATAAACCACGCTATCCAAAGGCCTCTGTCCAGTACTACAAAAGGATCATCAGTTCAAATGGATTCCCGAACCAGAGGGAG GCTGAAAACTGGTATCGCAAGGCAATAGAGAGCTGCTCTGCAAGTAATCAACTTCTTGCTGCAG CTAGAAGAAAGTCCAAGGAAAATAAGGAACATGCAGAAATGCCAAAGGTTTGGCCAGTGCATGATGAAGTTTAG
- the crybgx gene encoding crystallin beta gamma X: MRKLGSALQRAFYGSSGRVTLYEQRNFTGRRLDLTTECQKLSEKNFPERCNSVRVESGAWVGYEYDNFQGRQYLWDMSDRGEYHSCDKWSGPVDHVSSVRAVRQDNNPPRVQLFERPGFSGRKTELQDDIPNLMIRFSMNRIASVRVLGGAWVVYQEPNYRGTHYILEKKDYNTQSDWGAQGSTVGSIRRVRFN, encoded by the exons ATGCG cAAGCTGGGGTCTGCACTCCAACGTGCTTTTTACGGGTCCAGTGGACGG GTGACCCTGTATGAACAGCGAAACTTCACCGGCCGTCGGCTCGACCTCACCACAGAATGTCAGAAACTATCGGAGAAGAACTTCCCTGAGAGATGCAATTCTGTCCGGGTGGAGAGTGGGGC CTGGGTGGGCTACGAGTATGATAATTTCCAGGGCCGCCAGTACCTGTGGGACATGAGTGACAGGGGCGAGTACCACAGCTGTGACAAATGGAGCGGCCCCGTGGATCATGTGTCCTCCGTCCGAGCCGTCAGACAG GACAACAACCCCCCTCGCGTCCAGCTGTTTGAGAGGCCCGGGTTTTCAGGAAGAAAAACAGAGCTTCAGGACGACATCCCCAACTTAATGATTCGATTCAGCATGAACCGCATTGCTTCCGTCAGGGTCCTGGGTGGAGC CTGGGTGGTGTACCAGGAACCAAACTACAGAGGCACGCACTACATCCTTGAGAAGAAGGACTACAATACCCAGAGTGACTGGGGAGCACAGGGGAGCACGGTGGGGTCCATCCGAAGAGTCCGCTTCAACTAA
- the LOC121298934 gene encoding snRNA-activating protein complex subunit 5-like, with translation MLSRLQELKKEEETLLKVKAVLQDQLNRLKVEELALQSMISTEREHSDASSPAQPDLAEIAMQVDDESKINQTELQLNSFAVEQGLEEEQEEEEEEEEEEDN, from the exons ATGTTGAGCAGACTGCAAGAGCTGAAGAAGGAAGAGGAGACCCTGCTGAAGGTCAAGGCTGTGTTGCAGGACCAGCTCAACAGACTGAAG GTGGAGGAGCTGGCTCTGCAGTCCATGATAAGCACAGAGCGGGAGCACAGTGATGcatccagcccagcccagcctgacCTCGCAGAG ATTGCCATGCAGGTCGACGATGAAAGCAAAATCAATCAGACTGAACTTCAGCTAAACTCCTTTGCTGTGGAACAAGGcctggaggaggagcaggaggaagaggaggaggaagaagaggaagaggacAACTGA